The Geobacter sp. AOG2 genome includes a window with the following:
- a CDS encoding tetratricopeptide repeat protein: MLFPQTNSKYNKIIVMLLMLFILLVYLQVINYDFVNFDDYDYVKQNPYVSGGITLSSIKWAFTSLYAFNWHPITWLSHMADINMYGLNPHGHHLTSVIIHILSTFILITFLLRLTGAFWKCLFVGALFGLHPLHVESVAWIAERKDVLSALFWFLTLFLYAEYVLKQRKILYLFALFTYALGLMSKPMLVTLPVILHLLDIWPLDRYNKQRKEQIIGYSHVNIAKLIYEKLPFWAFSLLSVIITVYAQQKGGAVADLSKYPLLFRLENAFIAYIKYIGMTFWPVDLTVFYPYPTSIELWQSLSSLLVVTVLSFMVIRYRNKYCYLFFGWFWFLITLLPVIGLIQVGNQAMADRYMYIPITGLLIIIAWGGQDICRYLNINKYVVMFISSSVVVVSAVVTYHQIGVWRNSICLFKNAVESSTSPNQAMRLNLGRAYLDNNDLDAAINELSMVISLDPQNKSGHFWIGNAYAKQNNLDAAIREFSFLVSLDGNDIIAHRYLGFALGKKGNIDASIHEFKEVLRLDPNNIMGHLGLGLAYYDKGDKNSAIKEMQEVLSRDPNNIQASKALQLINNERKALVEPRPDGR, encoded by the coding sequence ATGTTATTTCCCCAGACAAATTCCAAATATAACAAAATAATTGTGATGCTGTTAATGTTGTTTATATTATTAGTATATTTACAAGTAATAAATTATGATTTTGTTAATTTTGACGACTATGACTATGTCAAACAAAATCCATATGTTTCAGGAGGAATCACATTAAGTAGTATTAAATGGGCATTTACGTCACTATATGCTTTCAATTGGCACCCAATTACCTGGTTATCTCATATGGCAGATATAAATATGTATGGTTTAAATCCGCATGGACACCATCTTACCAGCGTAATTATACACATATTATCAACATTTATCCTGATTACGTTTTTGTTACGACTAACCGGAGCCTTTTGGAAATGTTTATTTGTTGGTGCTTTGTTTGGACTGCATCCGTTGCATGTAGAATCTGTCGCTTGGATAGCTGAACGAAAAGATGTCTTAAGCGCGTTATTTTGGTTTCTGACTCTCTTCCTTTATGCCGAATACGTATTGAAGCAAAGAAAAATACTTTACTTATTTGCACTATTTACCTATGCCTTAGGACTTATGTCAAAGCCTATGCTGGTTACATTACCTGTTATTCTTCATTTATTGGATATTTGGCCATTAGACAGATACAATAAACAAAGAAAAGAGCAAATTATAGGATATAGCCATGTCAATATTGCTAAACTAATTTATGAAAAACTTCCTTTTTGGGCCTTCTCATTGTTATCCGTTATCATCACTGTTTATGCCCAGCAAAAGGGCGGTGCTGTTGCCGATCTTTCAAAATATCCATTGTTATTCCGTTTGGAAAATGCCTTTATAGCTTACATTAAATATATAGGCATGACATTCTGGCCTGTTGATTTAACGGTTTTTTACCCTTACCCAACATCCATCGAGCTGTGGCAATCATTAAGCTCGCTGTTGGTTGTGACGGTATTGTCATTTATGGTAATCCGCTATCGTAATAAATATTGTTATCTTTTTTTTGGGTGGTTTTGGTTCCTTATTACCCTTTTGCCGGTAATTGGCCTTATTCAGGTTGGCAACCAGGCTATGGCTGATCGATATATGTATATCCCAATCACGGGGTTATTAATAATAATTGCCTGGGGTGGACAAGACATTTGCAGATATTTAAATATAAATAAATACGTAGTTATGTTTATCTCCTCATCGGTTGTTGTTGTCTCGGCAGTCGTTACGTATCACCAAATTGGAGTTTGGCGTAATAGTATTTGCCTTTTTAAAAATGCCGTAGAGTCGTCGACCTCTCCCAACCAGGCAATGCGACTAAACCTGGGGCGTGCTTATCTTGATAATAATGATCTTGACGCAGCGATTAATGAATTATCAATGGTTATTTCTCTTGACCCGCAAAACAAAAGCGGCCATTTCTGGATAGGCAACGCTTATGCTAAACAAAACAACCTTGATGCAGCAATAAGAGAGTTTTCATTTCTCGTTTCGCTAGATGGTAATGATATAATTGCTCACAGATACTTGGGATTTGCTTTAGGCAAGAAAGGAAACATAGATGCGTCAATTCATGAATTTAAAGAAGTCCTTCGCCTTGACCCGAATAATATTATGGGGCATCTTGGTCTAGGTTTAGCATATTACGATAAGGGGGATAAAAACTCGGCAATCAAAGAAATGCAGGAAGTTTTATCCAGAGATCCGAATAACATTCAGGCTTCCAAGGCTCTTCAGCTAATAAATAATGAAAGGAAAGCCCTTGTTGAACCCCGGCCTGATGGCCGCTGA
- a CDS encoding NUDIX domain-containing protein — protein sequence MNKIRKAGLAVIIDNKLLIVRCKNTSKYLMPGGKIEKGETQIEALHREIKEELDCEIAPGSLNYIGEFEDLAANNPGKVVNISLYSGTLIGNVKASSEIGDLMWFDPSNHEMDILSDIIKNKILPYLTEHGEIK from the coding sequence ATGAACAAAATTAGAAAAGCTGGGTTGGCTGTTATTATTGATAATAAGTTACTTATTGTAAGATGTAAAAATACGTCAAAATATTTAATGCCTGGAGGTAAAATTGAAAAAGGAGAAACTCAAATAGAGGCTCTCCATCGTGAAATTAAAGAGGAACTAGATTGTGAAATTGCTCCGGGGAGTTTGAATTATATAGGTGAATTTGAAGATTTAGCAGCAAACAATCCTGGAAAAGTTGTTAATATATCGTTGTATTCAGGAACATTGATTGGAAATGTAAAAGCTTCTAGTGAAATAGGCGACTTGATGTGGTTTGATCCTTCAAACCATGAGATGGATATTCTATCAGATATCATTAAAAACAAGATATTGCCATATTTAACTGAACATGGAGAAATTAAGTAG
- a CDS encoding caspase family protein yields MKAAALIIGNGNYPKSKIRNPKNDATDLSNVLSSLGFHVDTCIDATVEEMDSSLNELAVELEGYDVGLFFFAGHGLQISGENYLAAINTNFTKELDVKYSSLALNKIIETMEKSQVRTIIIILDACRNNPFERAWNRSIETRGLAPVYAPKGTIIAFATSPGETASDGSGRNGAYTSGLLQHITDMDIPIEELFKRVRNTVSTITDGKQTSWEHTSLMGSFYFNTSFPDSRKITVYSDSTIKDASFTCNAANKCHDVIRELKSLNYYRQNPAISKLSRLDLSGFDKNTLFVLGRNIYQSACGGSNSAAIYLQDISSRLAEYGSEISFHVVNGMLFEVYFDSNGNFRSQAKYGMFNELMRLEDVPEYRDSFSFIHGKLLDYMHLVFYMPGLKRDVVVNICTTQNEDNETVLKSVSWEDHNIFSIGEAYSSSKLTKRMLYQELTCAQFILKLAEKMATPICRLITKFYPDLSDEVTIHAPYDFTVRKP; encoded by the coding sequence ATGAAAGCTGCGGCATTAATAATTGGCAACGGAAACTATCCGAAATCTAAGATTAGAAACCCTAAAAATGACGCTACAGACTTAAGTAACGTCTTAAGTAGTTTGGGCTTCCATGTAGATACATGTATTGATGCAACAGTAGAGGAAATGGATAGCAGCCTAAATGAGCTCGCTGTTGAATTGGAAGGCTATGACGTCGGTCTGTTTTTCTTTGCTGGGCATGGTTTACAAATCTCCGGTGAAAATTATCTTGCGGCAATAAATACAAATTTTACTAAAGAATTAGACGTGAAGTATTCCTCTTTGGCATTGAATAAGATAATTGAGACTATGGAAAAATCTCAAGTTAGAACAATTATCATTATTCTTGATGCCTGTAGAAATAATCCTTTTGAGCGCGCATGGAACCGAAGCATAGAAACTAGAGGGTTGGCCCCTGTTTATGCACCAAAAGGCACCATAATAGCTTTTGCAACATCTCCAGGTGAAACCGCGTCAGACGGTAGCGGTCGTAATGGAGCCTACACGAGTGGTTTACTTCAACATATAACTGATATGGACATTCCGATAGAGGAACTATTTAAGCGTGTCCGCAACACTGTCAGTACAATCACTGATGGTAAACAGACATCCTGGGAGCATACATCGTTGATGGGTAGTTTTTACTTTAATACCTCATTTCCAGACTCAAGAAAAATTACGGTATATTCTGACAGCACGATTAAGGATGCATCATTTACCTGTAATGCTGCCAACAAATGTCATGACGTCATTCGTGAGTTAAAAAGCCTCAACTACTACAGGCAAAATCCTGCTATATCAAAGCTGTCTCGCTTGGATCTTTCAGGATTTGACAAAAATACTTTATTCGTCTTAGGCAGAAATATTTATCAGTCTGCATGTGGTGGATCGAATAGTGCTGCAATATATTTACAAGATATATCCTCACGGCTTGCTGAGTACGGGTCAGAAATATCATTTCATGTTGTCAATGGGATGCTCTTCGAAGTGTATTTCGATTCAAATGGAAATTTCAGAAGTCAAGCCAAATACGGGATGTTTAATGAATTGATGCGCCTTGAAGATGTCCCAGAATACAGAGATTCGTTTTCATTTATTCATGGGAAATTATTAGATTATATGCATTTGGTATTTTATATGCCGGGACTAAAAAGAGATGTAGTTGTAAATATTTGCACTACACAAAATGAAGACAATGAAACCGTACTTAAATCTGTAAGTTGGGAGGACCACAATATATTTTCGATTGGTGAAGCATATAGTTCTTCAAAATTGACAAAAAGGATGCTTTATCAAGAGCTGACTTGCGCACAATTTATTTTAAAGTTAGCAGAAAAAATGGCTACTCCTATTTGTAGATTGATTACCAAGTTTTATCCTGATCTTTCCGATGAAGTAACTATCCATGCACCTTATGATTTCACAGTACGTAAACCGTAA
- a CDS encoding ribonuclease J — MAEPESNNALHVIPLGGLGEIGLNMMAYRYGDDIIIADCGLMFPEPEMLGIDYVIPDIAWLRERSDSVRAICLTHGHEDHIGALPFVLQELNVPVYGTALTLGFVNEKLKEYKLDGAVQLVTVKPRDTVELGCFRVEFLRVAHSIVDGCALAITTPEGVVIHTGDFKIDQTPVDGELTDLARLSAYGDQGVLALFSDSTNVEREGYTISEKYVGEAFADIFPKCKGRIIVAAFSSNIHRVQQVADVAIACGRKILLNGRSMIANVRIARELGYLNIPDDMLLDLRELAYLPPEEVCMVTTGSQGEPMSALTRIALDDHKQIKLERGDTVILSSRFIPGNERTISELINHLYRRGAEVFHEKVSEVHVSGHASQEELKLMMNVVRPRFFMPVHGEYRHLVKHIQLAQKVGIPEERCILATNGDVVSFYADTAAITEKVESGRVFVDGKGVGDVGNVVLKDRKHLSEDGMVVVIIGINQSSGALIHGPDIVSRGFVFEDESQEYLETARCIVVDALDELNDEMRRDSEEVKTVVRQVLRRFFKKTIERRPVILPVIMEM; from the coding sequence ATGGCAGAACCTGAATCGAACAACGCACTCCACGTCATCCCCCTCGGGGGGCTTGGCGAAATCGGCCTGAACATGATGGCCTACCGGTACGGCGACGACATCATCATCGCCGACTGCGGCCTGATGTTTCCCGAACCGGAGATGCTCGGCATCGACTACGTCATACCCGACATCGCCTGGCTGCGGGAACGGAGCGACTCCGTCCGCGCCATCTGCCTGACCCACGGGCACGAGGACCACATCGGCGCCCTGCCCTTCGTGTTGCAGGAGTTGAACGTGCCGGTCTACGGCACGGCCCTGACCCTCGGTTTCGTCAACGAAAAGCTCAAGGAGTACAAGTTGGACGGCGCGGTCCAACTGGTCACGGTCAAACCCCGCGACACGGTCGAGCTGGGCTGCTTCCGGGTGGAATTCCTGCGGGTGGCCCACTCCATCGTGGACGGCTGCGCCCTGGCCATCACGACGCCCGAAGGGGTGGTGATCCACACCGGCGACTTCAAGATCGACCAGACCCCGGTGGACGGGGAACTGACCGACCTGGCCCGGCTCTCCGCCTACGGCGACCAGGGGGTGCTGGCCCTGTTCTCCGACTCCACCAACGTGGAGCGCGAGGGGTACACCATCTCCGAGAAGTACGTGGGCGAGGCCTTTGCCGACATCTTCCCCAAATGCAAAGGGCGCATCATCGTGGCGGCTTTTTCCAGCAACATCCACCGGGTGCAGCAGGTGGCCGACGTGGCCATCGCCTGCGGCCGCAAGATCCTCCTGAACGGCCGTTCCATGATCGCCAACGTGCGCATCGCCCGCGAGTTGGGCTACCTGAACATCCCGGACGACATGCTGCTCGACCTGCGGGAGCTGGCCTATCTGCCGCCCGAAGAGGTGTGCATGGTCACCACCGGCAGCCAGGGCGAGCCCATGTCGGCCCTGACCCGCATCGCCCTGGACGACCACAAGCAGATCAAGCTGGAGCGGGGCGACACGGTCATCCTCTCCTCGCGCTTCATCCCCGGCAACGAGCGGACCATCTCGGAGCTGATCAACCACCTGTACCGCCGCGGGGCCGAGGTCTTCCACGAGAAGGTCTCCGAGGTGCACGTCTCGGGCCACGCCAGCCAGGAAGAACTCAAGCTGATGATGAACGTCGTCCGGCCGCGCTTCTTCATGCCGGTGCACGGCGAATACCGCCACCTGGTCAAGCACATCCAGCTCGCCCAGAAGGTCGGCATCCCCGAGGAGCGCTGCATCCTGGCCACGAACGGCGATGTGGTCTCCTTTTACGCCGATACGGCGGCGATTACCGAAAAGGTGGAGTCGGGGCGGGTCTTCGTGGACGGCAAAGGGGTCGGCGACGTGGGCAACGTGGTGCTGAAAGACCGCAAGCACCTCTCCGAAGACGGCATGGTGGTGGTGATCATCGGCATCAACCAGTCCAGCGGCGCCCTGATCCACGGGCCGGACATCGTGTCCCGGGGTTTCGTGTTCGAGGACGAGAGCCAGGAATACCTGGAAACCGCCCGCTGCATCGTGGTGGATGCCCTGGACGAATTGAACGACGAGATGCGCCGCGATTCGGAAGAGGTGAAGACCGTTGTGCGCCAGGTCTTGCGGCGGTTCTTCAAGAAGACCATCGAGCGCAGGCCGGTGATTTTGCCGGTGATCATGGAGATGTGA
- a CDS encoding PfkB family carbohydrate kinase, translating into MILSDKILVIGPSHIDVIANTTNRYKLCSDKVGKITTSLGGTAYNIANQLAINNYPVILATNDIKCYKDYNKDQIEVVSTINNEVLFTNIPCKVGHVAHCCNNQMVSAISAEYSDMKFSEKHLYQLIERSALIIVDCNSTLKLLSKCLTFSKGTNKPVYISGVSSSKMHVGISAAKKVKLNYDCFLINKHEYDYYVCNRVTDNICNQFRSENVIVTDGKRGSKIYSSNGKYEKLTTPILKLRTTIGCGDTYLAAVAASTVDRACFDVSVLNDYVSRFMRNKI; encoded by the coding sequence ATGATATTAAGTGATAAAATACTTGTTATCGGTCCTTCGCATATAGATGTTATAGCAAATACTACAAATAGATATAAATTATGTAGCGATAAGGTTGGTAAAATAACAACGTCACTTGGTGGAACTGCGTATAACATTGCAAACCAGCTTGCTATAAATAACTATCCTGTAATACTAGCTACAAACGATATTAAATGTTATAAAGACTATAATAAAGATCAAATAGAAGTAGTTTCAACTATTAATAACGAAGTATTATTTACAAATATACCATGTAAAGTTGGTCATGTTGCGCATTGTTGTAATAACCAAATGGTTTCAGCAATATCTGCGGAATATAGTGATATGAAATTCAGTGAAAAGCATTTATATCAGCTAATAGAAAGGTCGGCATTAATTATAGTTGACTGTAACTCGACTTTAAAGCTTTTAAGCAAATGTTTGACTTTTAGTAAGGGTACAAATAAACCGGTATATATTTCAGGCGTTTCATCGTCCAAAATGCATGTTGGAATTTCTGCCGCCAAAAAAGTTAAACTTAATTATGATTGTTTTCTTATAAATAAACACGAATATGATTATTATGTTTGTAACAGAGTAACAGATAATATTTGTAATCAATTCAGAAGTGAAAATGTAATCGTTACAGACGGTAAGAGAGGCTCCAAGATTTACAGTTCGAACGGGAAGTATGAAAAACTTACTACCCCTATATTAAAATTACGAACAACAATTGGGTGTGGCGATACTTATTTGGCAGCAGTAGCCGCTTCAACAGTTGATCGAGCCTGTTTTGATGTTTCAGTCTTGAATGATTACGTTAGTCGTTTTATGCGTAATAAAATTTAA
- a CDS encoding transposase, translating to MARPLRIEYPGAFYHVTSRGNEQKDVFKNQRDRERFLVYLASATERYGAVIHAYCLMGNHYHLLLETPGGNLSQIMRHINGAYTTYFNVKRKRAGHLFQGRYKAILVEADDYAAELSRYIHLNPVRVGIVERPEHYQWSSYRNYCGESEPPEWLKTGFILGCFGKKSADAHKKYRAFVEDRLGKEYESPLRRAIGASILGSPAFVEEIAATHLKGKEDRNIPVLRQFAMRPTPEQIIEDVEAEFGEDIKLARRASIHLCHKYSGMRLKELGECFNVRDTGISEASRRFARELEEDRKLMEVVERIKGKLKNV from the coding sequence ATGGCGCGGCCATTGAGGATCGAGTATCCCGGTGCCTTTTACCATGTGACATCGAGAGGCAACGAGCAGAAGGACGTATTTAAGAACCAGAGGGATAGAGAGAGGTTTCTTGTCTATTTGGCCTCAGCAACAGAGCGGTATGGCGCGGTGATCCATGCTTATTGCCTGATGGGCAACCATTATCACCTGTTGCTGGAAACGCCCGGAGGGAACCTGTCTCAGATCATGAGGCACATAAACGGCGCATACACCACCTACTTCAATGTCAAGAGGAAGAGGGCGGGGCATCTATTTCAGGGAAGATACAAGGCAATCCTTGTCGAGGCTGATGACTATGCTGCGGAGCTATCCCGCTATATTCACCTGAATCCAGTGCGAGTGGGAATCGTCGAGAGGCCGGAACACTACCAGTGGTCAAGTTATCGGAATTATTGCGGAGAAAGCGAGCCGCCTGAATGGCTGAAGACCGGATTCATCCTCGGTTGTTTTGGGAAGAAGAGCGCGGACGCGCACAAAAAGTATCGGGCCTTTGTCGAAGACCGGCTTGGCAAGGAATACGAGAGTCCTTTGAGGAGAGCCATAGGCGCATCAATATTGGGGAGTCCGGCATTTGTTGAGGAAATAGCCGCGACGCATCTTAAAGGGAAAGAAGACAGGAATATTCCGGTGCTGCGGCAATTTGCCATGCGGCCGACACCGGAACAAATAATAGAAGATGTGGAAGCCGAATTTGGCGAAGACATAAAGCTGGCTCGGCGGGCAAGTATTCATCTTTGTCATAAATACAGCGGCATGAGACTCAAGGAATTAGGCGAGTGCTTCAACGTGCGCGATACCGGGATAAGTGAAGCAAGCAGGAGGTTTGCCAGAGAGCTGGAAGAAGATAGGAAACTAATGGAAGTAGTGGAGAGAATAAAGGGGAAGTTAAAAAATGTGTAG